Proteins co-encoded in one Malus sylvestris chromosome 7, drMalSylv7.2, whole genome shotgun sequence genomic window:
- the LOC126630650 gene encoding expansin-B15-like isoform X1 translates to MATLHLPLPGLTTLLNLITLFCCFNICFAVNRKHLNLSAAATDWSPAGATWYGSPDGAGSDGGACGYGNLVSQAPFSSMITSIGPSLYKSGKECGACYQVKCTNHPACSGKPVRVVITDFCPGGPCASEPAHFDLSGTAFGSMALPGQQEKLRDAGVLQIQYARVACDYSGQTIAFHVDQGSNPNYFAAVIEFEDGDGDLAGVELKETSSSDGGGEWRGMQQSWGAVWKLDAGAELHPPLSIRLTSLYSDETLLAKDVIPVGWKPGATYRSLVNFH, encoded by the exons ATGGCCACCCTCCATCTGCCATTGCCTGGTTTAACAACCCTTTTGAACTTAATCACTCTTTTTTGCTGCTTTAATATCTGCTTCGCCGTTAATCGAAAGCACTTAAACTTGTCAGCCGCTGCCACCGATTGGTCCCCTGCCGGAGCTACTTGGTATGGCAGTCCTGATGGCGCCGGAAGTGACG GAGGGGCTTGTGGGTATGGAAATTTAGTGTCACAAGCTCCATTCTCTTCCATGATTACTAGTATAGGCCCTTCTCTGTACAAATCAGGCAAAGAATGTGGAGCTTGTTATCAG GTAAAATGTACCAACCATCCAGCTTGTTCTGGCAAGCCGGTGAGGGTGGTCATTACCGACTTTTGCCCCGGAGGGCCTTGCGCCTCCGAACCGGCACATTTCGACCTCAGTGGTACCGCATTTGGCTCTATGGCACTTCCCGGCCAACAAGAAAAACTACGCGATGCCGGAGTTTTGCAGATTCAATACGCACG TGTGGCATGTGATTATTCAGGACAAACAATCGCATTCCACGTGGATCAAGGATCAAACCCAAACTACTTTGCGGCTGTGATTGAATTCGAAGACGGAGATGGTGATCTTGCCGGCGTTGAGTTGAAGGAAACTTCGTCATCGGACGGTGGAGGCGAATGGCGAGGCATGCAGCAATCCTGGGGTGCAGTGTGGAAGCTTGATGCCGGGGCAGAATTACATCCTCCACTGTCGATAAGGTTGACATCTCTGTATTCAGATGAGACTTTGTTGGCCAAAGATGTAATTCCAGTTGGGTGGAAACCCGGTGCCACATATAGATCTTTGGTCAATTTTCATTAA